The Octadecabacter arcticus 238 genome contains a region encoding:
- a CDS encoding response regulator encodes MRILAVDDDPLILDLLAVTLEQCGFSKVTYASCAESAIDLIHATSVPFDAFLLDIMLPGTSGIELCAQIRGLKSYRVAPIIMITSSKAHDIMAQAFGAGATDFVSKPFEGLELGSRINMAAMLSESLFREKLAQHKMLEFSSTTAISFAEPFDIKSSRSGRGLLQLVNELLRMTDALFAMTLFSIKIESADTLFLDSTPAQFRQSIEMTAASLSNVFSEDSMIFAYVGKGTFVAVAYRRDRINTNVLESEASVALAQTWNAAKTGQQTAPQLTLQKIDECRLWTGRSAVIAINSFLAGGDESEMGSSETQVPPKI; translated from the coding sequence ATGCGAATTCTTGCGGTCGACGATGATCCTCTCATCTTGGACTTACTTGCGGTGACGTTGGAGCAATGCGGTTTCAGCAAGGTGACCTATGCATCCTGCGCCGAGTCCGCGATTGATCTAATCCATGCGACGTCTGTTCCATTCGATGCGTTCCTGCTGGACATCATGCTCCCTGGTACCAGCGGGATTGAGCTGTGTGCGCAAATTCGGGGTCTGAAAAGCTACCGCGTCGCGCCAATCATCATGATTACCTCGAGCAAGGCCCATGACATTATGGCCCAAGCATTCGGGGCCGGGGCGACCGATTTTGTCAGCAAGCCTTTTGAAGGGCTGGAGCTGGGATCGCGCATCAATATGGCCGCGATGCTGAGTGAAAGTTTGTTCCGTGAGAAGCTGGCCCAGCACAAGATGTTGGAATTCAGCAGTACGACGGCCATTTCATTCGCAGAACCATTTGATATCAAGAGCAGCCGCAGTGGGCGGGGTCTTTTGCAGCTGGTGAATGAACTGCTGCGCATGACGGATGCTTTATTTGCGATGACCTTGTTCAGCATCAAGATCGAGAGCGCCGACACGCTGTTTCTGGATTCGACCCCGGCACAGTTTCGCCAGAGCATCGAAATGACGGCGGCCAGTCTGTCGAATGTGTTCAGTGAGGATTCGATGATTTTTGCCTATGTCGGCAAGGGCACGTTTGTCGCCGTGGCTTATCGACGTGACCGCATAAATACCAACGTGCTTGAGTCGGAGGCGAGTGTCGCCTTGGCCCAAACATGGAATGCGGCCAAGACTGGGCAGCAAACTGCGCCCCAGCTGACATTGCAGAAAATCGATGAGTGTAGGCTGTGGACCGGCCGGTCTGCCGTGATTGCGATTAACAGCTTTTTGGCAGGTGGCGACGAAAGCGAGATGGGGTCTTCTGAAACGCAGGTGCCGCCAAAAATCTAG
- a CDS encoding arylesterase, whose translation MTLAALGDSLTQGYGLPMEDGFVPQLQAWLRASGADVDVINAGVSGDTTAGGLSRVAWTLTPDVDAMIVNLGGNDLLRGIDPAVSRANLDGILRTAQDAGVDVLLVGLDAPSNYGPAYKAAFDAMYPELAQTYGLDLYANFFASLQDGTDLMGVRVLYMQSDGIHPSAVGVGKIVDGIGPAVLSLIAQ comes from the coding sequence GTGACCCTTGCGGCATTGGGGGATTCTTTGACCCAAGGCTATGGATTGCCGATGGAGGACGGGTTCGTGCCGCAGTTGCAGGCATGGTTGCGCGCAAGCGGGGCGGATGTCGACGTGATCAACGCAGGTGTATCTGGCGATACCACGGCGGGCGGCCTTAGCCGTGTGGCGTGGACGCTGACGCCGGATGTCGATGCGATGATTGTCAATTTGGGTGGCAATGATCTGCTGCGCGGTATTGATCCCGCCGTGAGCCGCGCGAATTTGGACGGTATTTTGCGCACAGCGCAGGATGCGGGTGTCGATGTGTTGTTGGTAGGGTTGGATGCGCCGAGCAATTATGGCCCTGCGTATAAGGCTGCATTTGATGCGATGTATCCGGAATTGGCGCAGACCTACGGGCTTGATCTATATGCAAATTTCTTTGCATCGTTGCAGGATGGCACAGATCTGATGGGCGTGCGCGTATTGTATATGCAAAGCGATGGCATTCACCCCAGCGCTGTCGGCGTGGGAAAAATCGTGGATGGCATCGGGCCTGCGGTGCTAAGCCTGATTGCGCAGTGA
- a CDS encoding cold-shock protein, with product MANGTVKWFNTTKGFGFIAPETGGKDVFVHISAVERSGLTGLADDQKVTFDVEAGRDGRESAVNLALA from the coding sequence ATGGCCAACGGTACAGTCAAATGGTTCAACACAACAAAAGGCTTCGGCTTTATCGCTCCTGAAACTGGCGGCAAGGACGTTTTCGTTCACATCTCCGCAGTTGAGCGTTCCGGCCTCACAGGCTTGGCAGACGATCAAAAGGTAACTTTTGACGTTGAAGCCGGCCGCGACGGTCGTGAGTCCGCGGTTAACCTCGCACTTGCATAA
- a CDS encoding alkylphosphonate utilization protein — translation MRWDELMDRAGSACEFCGAADGLTSVDVPTEDQVLLCPACRGEGDVPAAHWRSLEGAMWSAEPSVQIAVWRKLGEIDEMWATDARESMMMEPEVQARAEASALVVEHFDSNGMRLEHGDTVVLVKDLVVKGAGFTAKRGTAVRNISLVPNNAAHIEGKVEGQRIVILTEFVKRK, via the coding sequence ATGCGCTGGGATGAACTGATGGACCGCGCTGGTAGCGCATGTGAATTTTGCGGTGCGGCGGACGGACTGACGAGTGTTGACGTCCCGACCGAGGATCAGGTGTTGTTGTGTCCGGCCTGTCGCGGTGAGGGTGATGTGCCTGCCGCCCATTGGCGCAGTCTGGAAGGGGCGATGTGGTCCGCAGAACCGTCCGTCCAGATCGCCGTTTGGCGCAAGCTTGGCGAGATCGACGAGATGTGGGCGACCGATGCGCGCGAGAGCATGATGATGGAGCCAGAAGTTCAGGCGCGGGCCGAGGCGAGTGCGCTGGTGGTCGAACACTTTGATTCCAACGGTATGCGGCTGGAACACGGTGATACAGTTGTTCTTGTGAAAGATTTGGTGGTGAAGGGCGCAGGGTTCACGGCCAAACGCGGCACGGCTGTGCGCAACATCTCGCTCGTGCCAAATAATGCGGCGCATATTGAGGGCAAGGTCGAAGGACAACGGATTGTGATCTTGACGGAGTTTGTGAAGCGGAAGTGA
- a CDS encoding DarT1-associated NADAR antitoxin family protein, whose amino-acid sequence MATRPIFIPRADRGPLVEVLPVDIQWHGGFSVLQKQKNILELHDKAKRLGIHPILEISTKSLVEVGRRLSAFNLKIDVNGTLKSLESVYQSSKVFAHSGQHEHLMDLEPFMAKREVHSLGQGPIVAFRLLGEEFPTEPKNAFYDWLYLKAITPHEEWIKKNLHYAAYSDIEFNPSKSINCQGRAVAEFHALSLRNSTMDCVNDFEKFKNLLQYSQRDE is encoded by the coding sequence TTGGCAACACGACCCATATTCATTCCTAGAGCCGACAGAGGTCCTTTAGTTGAAGTGCTTCCTGTAGATATTCAGTGGCATGGTGGGTTTTCGGTTTTGCAGAAGCAAAAGAATATTTTGGAGCTCCATGACAAGGCCAAACGGCTTGGAATCCACCCTATTCTTGAGATTTCAACAAAGTCGTTGGTTGAGGTTGGTCGGCGCCTGAGCGCCTTTAACCTGAAAATCGACGTGAATGGGACATTGAAGAGTCTCGAGAGCGTTTATCAGAGTTCAAAAGTATTTGCCCATTCTGGACAGCACGAACATCTAATGGACTTAGAACCTTTTATGGCTAAGAGGGAAGTTCACAGCCTTGGGCAGGGACCAATTGTAGCATTCCGGCTCCTAGGGGAAGAATTCCCAACAGAGCCAAAGAATGCATTCTATGACTGGCTCTACCTCAAAGCGATCACGCCTCATGAGGAATGGATAAAGAAGAATTTACACTACGCAGCGTATTCGGACATTGAATTCAATCCAAGTAAATCAATTAATTGCCAAGGAAGGGCAGTTGCAGAATTTCACGCATTATCTTTACGGAACTCTACCATGGATTGTGTGAACGATTTTGAGAAATTCAAAAATTTACTCCAGTATTCTCAACGTGACGAATGA
- a CDS encoding DarT ssDNA thymidine ADP-ribosyltransferase family protein codes for MHDAEPSNELHSKKEERIETPRYLCISPDVLLEDGVLFATDIANKTSVALNELRSSINTIDVEVLYDRTDWKDATIQSRLKVVERYEILVPHGIALSRIPKVH; via the coding sequence ATGCATGACGCGGAACCATCCAATGAATTACATAGCAAAAAAGAAGAGCGAATTGAAACCCCTAGGTACCTTTGCATTTCACCGGATGTCTTGCTGGAAGACGGTGTCCTATTTGCTACTGATATTGCGAATAAAACTAGTGTAGCACTGAATGAATTACGCTCTTCAATAAATACTATCGATGTCGAAGTTCTCTATGATCGTACCGATTGGAAAGACGCAACTATTCAATCGCGGCTGAAGGTTGTTGAGCGGTATGAGATATTGGTCCCCCACGGGATCGCGTTGTCTCGCATTCCAAAGGTTCATTGA
- a CDS encoding ABC transporter ATP-binding protein yields the protein MTDALSLTNVSMSLSGNAGTVDILHDISLTVAKGETLGLVGPSGSGKSSLLMLMGGLETASSGSIIALGTDITHLGEDDLARFRQGNIGVVFQSFHLIPTMTALENVATPLELAGVRDAYERASAELAAVGLDNRAAHYPAQLSGGEQQRVALARASVTRPKLLLADEPTGNLDETNGAAIIDMLFGLREQHGATLIMVTHSNELAARCDRVIRLRDGRIDTLQAAAE from the coding sequence ATGACTGATGCTCTCTCGCTCACCAATGTCTCCATGTCGCTGTCTGGCAACGCCGGCACGGTCGACATCCTGCACGACATTTCGTTGACCGTCGCCAAGGGCGAAACGCTTGGGCTCGTCGGGCCGAGTGGATCTGGCAAATCATCTCTCCTGATGTTGATGGGCGGGCTGGAAACCGCGTCGTCTGGGTCTATCATAGCGCTCGGAACGGACATTACACACTTGGGTGAAGACGACCTTGCGCGGTTTCGTCAGGGTAATATAGGTGTTGTGTTCCAATCCTTCCACCTCATTCCCACGATGACCGCGCTGGAAAACGTCGCGACACCGCTGGAACTTGCTGGCGTGCGCGATGCCTACGAACGCGCGAGCGCCGAACTCGCCGCCGTCGGGCTGGACAATCGCGCCGCGCATTACCCTGCGCAGTTGTCAGGCGGTGAACAACAGCGTGTTGCCCTTGCCCGCGCGTCCGTCACTCGCCCGAAACTGCTTTTGGCAGATGAACCGACTGGAAACCTTGATGAAACCAACGGAGCCGCCATCATCGATATGTTGTTTGGTCTGCGTGAACAGCACGGCGCGACATTAATCATGGTCACCCATTCCAATGAACTCGCCGCGCGCTGTGACCGCGTAATCCGCCTGCGCGACGGGCGCATTGATACGTTGCAGGCTGCCGCCGAATGA